Part of the Candidatus Glassbacteria bacterium genome, AGCGAACAATGACCGTTCAGTCCAACGACATGCATTTATTTTACATCCCGGTGATGGGCACGGGCTTTTCTACCGAAACGCCCATGCGGGTGGCGCAGTACGGAATTACGTCGGTCATCTCCCTGGTGGACGACGTCCTGCTGGAGCAGATACGAAAACATCTTACCAACCAGGCCGGCGAACCCTACGAGCCGATCACCGACGAGGACAGCGACCCGCGGGCCAATCGCATTACCGCGTTCCTGAACATGGTCAACGCCCGGGTGCAGAAGCAGGTGGCGGAATTGAAAGCCGAGCCGTTTACCTCCGGCAGCCGGATAACCCGTTATTTCGAACTGCTGCCCGAAAACGACTCCAAGCGGCTGTACCACAGCATGCTGGCCGAGAAGGACCCGGATAAGAAAACGGGTCTGCAGGACAGGCTGCGCGAGATAGTGGCACCCGGCGCTATCGACGCCAACATCATGACCAAGGTCAACCGGACCAACTACCGGGGCAATAAGCCGCTGCCGCCGGAATACGCCGACGCCCTGGCGGCCCTGCGCGGGTTCGCCAACAGCGACTTGAATTCCTCTATCGTGTTTTCAGCCGGTCTCAACCAGCGGCTCTGCACCTATCTCACCAGTTTTGACGATTTTTTCCCGGACAACGGCGGCAATCTGAGGAAAAAAGTCGTCCTGAAGGTCAGCGATTTCCGCTCCGCTGGAATCCAGGGCAAGTTCCTGGCCCGCCGCGGAATCTGGGTGTCGGAGTTCAGGATGGAATCGGGATTGAATTGCGGCGGCCACGCGTTCCCCACCAATGGCAACATGATGGGCCCGATCCTGGAACAGTTCAAGCGGCACAGGAACGAGATGGTGGCAAACCTGTTCAAGGTTTACAACAAGGCCCTGGCTGGTTGCGGACGGCCGGTTTACGACAGCTGCCCGCCGGTCAAGTTTACCGCCCAGGGCGGGATCGGGACCAAGGATGAATTCGATCTGATGCTTGAGCACTACGAATTGAACGCAACCGGATGGGGAACGCCGTTCCTGCTCGTACCGGAAGTCACGAGCCTCGATCCGGTGCACCTGCAGAGAATCTGCGACGCCACTGAGGACGATGTTTTCCTGAGTAAAAGTTCGCCGCTGGGGATCCCGTTCTGGAATTTGCGCACCTCGGACAGCGAGGCGGCCCGTCTGCAGCGGATCGCCGAGGACAAACCCGGCAGCGCCTGCCCCAAAGGATACGCGGTTACCAACACCGAGTTCACCGATCTGCCGATCTGCATCGCGTCGCGAACCTATCAGAAAGCCAAACTGAAGAGTATCCACAGTAACGACGCCACCAGCGAACAACTACCGGTCATGCTTGACGACGTCCTGTCCAAGAGTTGTATCTGCCACGACCTCTCGGGCAGTATCAAGCTCAAGAACGGGATCGAGAGCGACGCCACGCCGGCGATCTGCTGCGGCCCGAATATCGCCTACTTCTCGAAAGTTACGACCCTGGAAAAGATGCTGGACCACATCTACGGCCGCGGAGAACAGCTTTTCAGCCCGGGCCGCCCCCACATGTTCGTCCAGGAGCTGCGGCTGTATGTCGATTACCTGCGCAAGGAACTGGAACGCTTCGCCCTGAACTTGTCCAGCCAGCCGAAATCCTATTTCGCCGAGTTCAAGAGCAACCTGCTCGAAGCGCTGGAATACTACCAGAGCCGGGCGGAAAAGCTGGTCAAGACCGACCTCGGCCCATTTCTCGACGACCTCAAAGCGATCTGCCACTCAATCGAACAGCTCAAACTCGAGCCTGTCACTTCCTGAAATTTTTGCCGGCAAAAGCGAGGGCTCACCCCGCCGGACCGGCCTCCGCGAACAACCCGTTAACCGAAATGCCGTTCCTCCGGCCGACCATACTACACAAACTTTAATACCCGAAAGCGCAGCCCGCCCGCCGTGGATCGCTGGCGCCGTGGTACATCCCGCTCTCCTCATCGAGCATGATCGCCTGGTAGCCGCCGAAGAAATTCAGGTAGCCGGCGGGATGAATATTATGCCCGCGGCTCTGGAGTTCGCGCACCACCGCAGGATCGATACCGAGTTCGGCCGCCAGCAGGCCGCCCTTGACCATTCTGGCCCCGGTGGGCTGGCTGCTGCCCGAGTGCCGCACCCGGGGCGCGTCACCCGCCTGCTGGATATCCATGCCGAAATCGATGATGTTGACCAGCACCTGGACCTGCCCCTGGGGCTGCATGTCGCCGCCCATCACTCCGAAAGACAGCCACGGCTTGCCGTCCCTGGTGACGAAGGAGGGGATAATCGTGTGGAACGGCCGTTTGTGCGGTTCCAGCCTGTTGGGGTGGTCGTCTTCCATGGCGAACAGCGCACCCCGGTTCTGCAGGGCGAAACCCAGGTCACCCGGAATATACCCGGAACCGAAACCCCAGTAGACGCTCTGGATGAAACTGATCATGTTGTGGTCCTTGTCGGCGACAGTCATGTAGATCGTGTCGCCGTGGCGGGGCGGCTCGCCGTACGGGTCGTCGACAGAGGCTTTCCGCGGGTCGATCAGCTTGCGGCGCTCGGCCGCGTACTCATCGCTGATCAACCCCTTCACCGGCACCTCGTGGAAATCCATGTCGGTGTAGAACCGGGCGCGGTCGGCAAATGCCAGTTTTTTGGCTTCGACAAACAGGTGGATGTAGTCGGCGCTGTTGTGGCCGAGCGAGGCGATATCGTAGCCCTCGAGGATATTCAGGATTTGCAGCGTAGCGATTCCCTGGCCGTTGGGCGGCAGCTCCCAGACATCGTAGCCCCGGTAGTTCGTGCTCACCGGCTCCACCCATTCGCCGCGGTGGTCGGCGAAATCTTTCATCGAAAACAGCCCGCCCTTGCGCCTGCTGAACTCGACAATCCGGCGGGCGATCTCACCCTTGTAGAACGCATCGCGGCCGCCCTCGGCGATCAGCCGGTAGGTAGCCGCCAGGGCCGGATTGCGGAACATATCTCCGTTGGCGTACGGCTGCCCGTCGCGCATGAACCGCTCCCGGAACTCCGCGTGGCGGGTGTAGGTGGTGTCCGGGTGTACCCAGCCGCGAAGGGGGACTCCCTGCTCGGCGTAACGGATCGATGGTTCAAGCAGTTCCTTGAGGCTCATCGTGCCGAACCGCTCCAGGAGCATCGCCCAGCCATCCACACAGCCCGGCACGGACCATGAGTAGGGGTGGTGGGTCGGCAGTATCTCGAACCCGGCCTGTCTCACTTTCTCCATGCTGATTTCGTATGGCGACCGTCCGCTGGCATTGAGGCCGTAGAGTTTCTGCGTGGCGTTGTCCCAGTAGATCACGAACAGGTCGCCGCCGATCCCGCAGCTCTGCGGCTCACTGAGCCCGATCATCGCGTTGGCCGCCACCGCCGCATCGATCGCGTTGCCGCCGCGCTTGAGAATCTCCAGTCCCACCTGCACCGCCAGCGGCTGGCTGGTGGCCACAATCCCGTTGGGCGCCGACACAATCGAGCGCGTGGGTCCGGAGATGAAACGTGCAGAGGGAAAATCCTGCTGGGCGGCCACTGTTCCGGCCGAAGTGATAAGAAATGCCAGGCTAAGCAGTGGAGAGAAAATGGTTGCCCGCTTCAGGCGCATGGGGTCCTCCTCGCTTGAATTATTAATAGAGCTGACAGCTTTGAAATCCATTATACGAGCCCCGTCATCGCTTGGCAACCGTATTCAAAGAAAAAAAAGTACGTTTGCTGCTGTTGACAAACAGGCTGCCTGCAATATATGATGATATCGTACTTTCCGATATCGTATCATTACACGGCTAAGGAGAATGAGATGTCTAAATCGACATTGGTCGCTGGTTTTGGCGCCAGCCAGCACGTAACGATGTCCAACCTGGGGGGAATCAACCACGAGGACAGTGTCAGTCCTCCGGCCGAGGGCGGCAACTGTATCAACTGGGTCGCAGGACATATCCTGGCCAGCCGCAACAGCATTCTCAAGCTTTTGGGAGGCCGGGGATTTTTGAGCGAAGAGGAATGCGCTCCCTACCAGCGCGGCTCAAAACAGCTTCAGCCCGGTGACGACTGCGTGCCGATGGACCGGTTGCTCGATGGGCTTCAGCAAACTGGGAATGAAATCATTCAGCGGCTGCAGGGGATTAGCGAAGAGGAGTTGGACAAAGAATTTGAAGTGCCGAATTTCCCGGTTAAATTCGATGAGCCCACTGTCGCCGCTCACATTTTCCTGTTATTTTACCATGAGGGCTACCACACCGGCCAGCTAGGGCTGGGCCGCCGTGTGTTGGGCAAAGAAGCCGCGATCAAGTAACGGGGAGCACAAGGTGGCCATTCGAAAGCTGAGGATCCTTTCGCCGATTCACCGCGCGACGAGACAGATCCACCTCTATCTGGAGCATGAAGTCGGCTCGCACGGAGTCTCGAACAACGAGGGTCACCTGCTGACCTACCTGCTCAGCTACGAGCCATCCTCGATCGGCGAACTCTTGCGCGTGTTCGGCTTCAAACGCTCGACAATGACCTCGATGCTGGACCGCTTGGAGGAGGCCAAACTGCTTAAACGTTACACCTATGCGGAGGACCGCCGCTCCTGGCTGGTGGAGTTGACCGCCAGCGGCAGGACCAAGGCCGGGGATGTTCGTAAAATCGTGGACCGGTTCGAGCAGGAAGTTGTCGGCAAGGTAAGCTCCGAGGAGATGAAACATTTCCAGCGGGTAATCGATGCGGTCGGCGAGGTGACCGCTGTCGAAATCCACCGCCGGAACTGAACGGGCAGCCACTTGTTAAGGGAAGGTAACAAGTTTATTATAGCCGGGAGGACTTTGTTTCGAGTTTCCTCCTATCCCGCGGAGGGCATTTTATGCTCCAGACACTCCTGTTGGCCGCTTCGCTCGTTCTCGGCCAATCGCCGTTTCCAACACCGCAGGCTGCCGGCGAAAACGGCATGCGGCTGGCTGTCAGCCCTGCCGCGAGCACGCATTTTTACAG contains:
- the ggt gene encoding gamma-glutamyltransferase → MRLKRATIFSPLLSLAFLITSAGTVAAQQDFPSARFISGPTRSIVSAPNGIVATSQPLAVQVGLEILKRGGNAIDAAVAANAMIGLSEPQSCGIGGDLFVIYWDNATQKLYGLNASGRSPYEISMEKVRQAGFEILPTHHPYSWSVPGCVDGWAMLLERFGTMSLKELLEPSIRYAEQGVPLRGWVHPDTTYTRHAEFRERFMRDGQPYANGDMFRNPALAATYRLIAEGGRDAFYKGEIARRIVEFSRRKGGLFSMKDFADHRGEWVEPVSTNYRGYDVWELPPNGQGIATLQILNILEGYDIASLGHNSADYIHLFVEAKKLAFADRARFYTDMDFHEVPVKGLISDEYAAERRKLIDPRKASVDDPYGEPPRHGDTIYMTVADKDHNMISFIQSVYWGFGSGYIPGDLGFALQNRGALFAMEDDHPNRLEPHKRPFHTIIPSFVTRDGKPWLSFGVMGGDMQPQGQVQVLVNIIDFGMDIQQAGDAPRVRHSGSSQPTGARMVKGGLLAAELGIDPAVVRELQSRGHNIHPAGYLNFFGGYQAIMLDEESGMYHGASDPRRAGCAFGY
- a CDS encoding DinB family protein — protein: MMISYFPISYHYTAKENEMSKSTLVAGFGASQHVTMSNLGGINHEDSVSPPAEGGNCINWVAGHILASRNSILKLLGGRGFLSEEECAPYQRGSKQLQPGDDCVPMDRLLDGLQQTGNEIIQRLQGISEEELDKEFEVPNFPVKFDEPTVAAHIFLLFYHEGYHTGQLGLGRRVLGKEAAIK
- a CDS encoding MarR family transcriptional regulator — its product is MCWAKKPRSSNGEHKVAIRKLRILSPIHRATRQIHLYLEHEVGSHGVSNNEGHLLTYLLSYEPSSIGELLRVFGFKRSTMTSMLDRLEEAKLLKRYTYAEDRRSWLVELTASGRTKAGDVRKIVDRFEQEVVGKVSSEEMKHFQRVIDAVGEVTAVEIHRRN